One Primulina tabacum isolate GXHZ01 chromosome 10, ASM2559414v2, whole genome shotgun sequence DNA segment encodes these proteins:
- the LOC142505043 gene encoding uncharacterized protein LOC142505043, with protein sequence MEESKRGYFPMCHGVNISNSIFPKADEEIETMSRIPYAFAIGSIVYDMDDSKSISEFVFKLNNSDVSWKSSKQDATTDSTTEAEYIGASFVVKEGVWMRNFFQELGVIPQTIDPVSVCRENTGSIAQEKELMSH encoded by the exons atggaggagtcAAAGAGAGGATATTTTCCTATGTGTCATGGGGTGAATATATCCAATTCTATATTCCCTAAggctgatgaagagatagaaaccatgagccgcattCCGTATGCGTTTGCTATAGGCAGTATAGtatatg aTATGGATGATTCAAAATCAATTTCTGAATTTGTATTTAAGCTCAATAATAGTGATGtttcttggaagagttccaagcaagacgcCACAAcggattcaaccactgaggccgaatacataggTGCATCTTTTGTGGTAAAGGAGGgggtttggatgaggaatttctttcaagaattgggtgtcattcctcaaACAATTGATCCAGTCTCGGTATGCCGCGAAAACACTGGTTCCATTGCGCAAGAAAAGGAACTGATGTCTCAttag